The following proteins come from a genomic window of Alicyclobacillus dauci:
- a CDS encoding small multi-drug export protein → MRTLQSLAKKFGFPKALAAGAGGALVAFFAAFAVGYAQGKVWATLSLIGTSILLEAQPAAVASVPLGFHPVTGAIISILANLIPIPLLMLTFDELIRRWGWANRRLKKAEKWSHKYGKYGVWILTILCPFLGAYVCITIGYAMRWKPTLVFLSVSLGMAASAFLIAFGGHSVSRIFH, encoded by the coding sequence GTGCGGACCTTACAGTCATTAGCGAAAAAATTTGGTTTTCCGAAGGCCTTGGCGGCAGGTGCTGGGGGAGCGTTGGTTGCTTTCTTTGCGGCATTTGCGGTGGGGTATGCACAGGGTAAAGTATGGGCCACCCTGTCTCTCATTGGGACATCCATTTTATTGGAGGCCCAACCGGCTGCAGTAGCCAGCGTTCCACTGGGATTTCACCCTGTCACGGGTGCTATAATTAGCATTTTGGCCAATCTAATACCTATTCCGCTTCTCATGCTCACATTCGATGAATTAATCAGACGCTGGGGTTGGGCGAATCGGCGTTTGAAAAAGGCTGAGAAATGGTCACATAAATACGGTAAATATGGCGTATGGATCTTGACCATCTTATGCCCCTTTTTGGGAGCGTACGTCTGTATTACTATCGGTTACGCAATGCGATGGAAGCCAACACTTGTTTTTTTGAGTGTGAGTCTCGGGATGGCAGCGTCGGCATTTCTCATTGCTTTTGGAGGCCACTCTGTCAGTCGAATATTTCACTGA
- a CDS encoding glycosyltransferase family 87 protein, whose translation MFQGLLAKIMSASFKRITYAVIVVIAMMSTYLEWHGLARMNFLRYDFAFFYYAFEVVLHQSPAHLYDPLLQHQFLRTLQFPVNPNNAYVYPPEFSTFWSWLGLFPFRVAASLWLGISVCSYASAVYLLTKILWSRMSLLSRITVVFICITLTPFQVDVGVGNVDSILLLCIVLTFYFIRQDRKFLAGVPLGLAIAFKVTPLAVLVYVLLRKQWRTGMSAVITTGVLVGLTTVWLGQDVTLRYAQEFYSFGQTSMKNGPAPYNQSLLGVLSLFSRHGLLPIGTSMQHVAFIAFMFAVGVVIVYISRKDTLHSATHLAAGSLTTIVFSPLVEEMHMVFAVPAILVLAQHAQQGFVRYRQQRSSFWQACALTLLVTGSLMFLSLPMTFVVNFFVYRWPALYGLQTDMFWVIMIVLVGVIWQSHSLPQRLGQLPSASSDEERSRREI comes from the coding sequence GTGTTTCAGGGACTTTTGGCGAAAATTATGTCAGCGTCGTTCAAACGAATCACGTATGCAGTTATCGTGGTTATTGCCATGATGTCCACTTATCTCGAGTGGCATGGCTTAGCTCGTATGAACTTCTTACGGTACGATTTCGCATTCTTCTATTACGCCTTCGAAGTCGTGTTGCATCAAAGTCCCGCTCACCTCTACGATCCGCTCCTTCAACACCAATTTCTAAGAACCTTGCAGTTTCCCGTCAACCCAAACAATGCATACGTCTATCCTCCGGAGTTTTCTACCTTCTGGTCCTGGCTGGGTTTATTCCCCTTTCGTGTTGCCGCTTCACTGTGGCTCGGAATCTCCGTCTGCTCGTATGCATCGGCGGTTTATCTTTTGACCAAGATTCTCTGGTCGCGTATGTCACTGTTAAGCAGAATCACTGTCGTTTTCATTTGCATCACCCTAACACCATTTCAAGTGGACGTTGGGGTCGGAAACGTCGACAGCATTCTGCTGTTGTGCATTGTTCTCACATTCTATTTCATTCGGCAGGATCGCAAGTTCCTTGCTGGAGTGCCACTCGGACTCGCCATCGCGTTTAAGGTTACACCGTTAGCTGTACTCGTATATGTCTTACTTCGTAAGCAGTGGCGCACTGGAATGTCTGCGGTTATTACGACAGGTGTTTTGGTTGGACTAACAACAGTGTGGCTTGGGCAAGACGTCACCCTTCGTTATGCTCAAGAGTTCTATTCGTTTGGACAGACGAGCATGAAAAACGGGCCTGCACCATACAATCAGTCGCTTCTAGGTGTGTTAAGTCTGTTTTCGAGACATGGGTTATTACCAATCGGGACGTCAATGCAACATGTGGCCTTTATCGCGTTCATGTTCGCTGTGGGAGTGGTCATAGTGTACATTTCACGAAAAGACACACTTCATTCGGCAACACATCTAGCCGCCGGTTCCCTAACGACAATCGTATTCTCACCACTTGTTGAGGAGATGCACATGGTATTTGCGGTGCCAGCCATTCTTGTTCTAGCACAACATGCCCAACAAGGATTTGTTCGCTACAGGCAGCAAAGATCATCATTCTGGCAAGCGTGCGCCCTAACTCTACTTGTTACGGGAAGCCTGATGTTTTTATCGCTTCCCATGACCTTTGTCGTAAATTTCTTTGTTTACCGTTGGCCTGCCCTGTATGGCCTACAAACTGATATGTTCTGGGTTATCATGATTGTTCTGGTAGGGGTTATTTGGCAGAGTCACTCACTTCCCCAACGTTTGGGTCAACTTCCCTCTGCATCAAGTGATGAAGAGCGTTCAAGGCGGGAAATATAA
- a CDS encoding DUF2142 domain-containing protein, with amino-acid sequence MSAKVILSLRTFILFACAALVWVWVLPIWQGPDETAHFSYVQYMMYHQLPPKVDNVPPGLQPWRSSASHSIIVSRNVTQYNRVLKNPSIHMNISPEMRDSALRHIQRASGLKSNQAGSQNYVGIYPPLYYGLVGKFIHQVDVQNVNHQAYIARLLSALIFGVFGIVVDFMLQRVISDSWRRAPVVYSIPLLFPTLSMLGGVVNNDVLMDTMCLSLFCIILDALYRTVWRYTVCVIYGVVLGVALITKPDTYVLAFITVMVVLIRMWRTVPSKWKVVHFAGVSAVPVLILSGPWFFMVLLYYNSIVPPLTYQGTGSWPRDTHWFTTHLLQSAAYQRSIMVYQTVSGIDFPWWTKPVSSNLFYNVWACLVGGLTLYGGYRLYRTSKSVFVVSLAWVAVVFAFLWFTAYTYLMKTGTHFLQGRYFFMTLPVVIYVLANALKRSAFLLRLIPIFSGLVFATVVNATAYRYYGHGLLDMITGQVVTYDPYTITVVGRMSLIPLALMLIWYAVRSNEARESGQLEGAPSVRGRVKKPH; translated from the coding sequence ATGAGTGCCAAGGTGATTTTATCACTGCGAACATTTATATTGTTCGCGTGTGCGGCTCTCGTATGGGTATGGGTGCTGCCCATATGGCAAGGACCTGATGAAACAGCGCACTTCTCATACGTGCAATATATGATGTATCATCAACTGCCCCCGAAAGTCGACAATGTTCCTCCGGGCTTGCAGCCTTGGAGAAGTAGTGCATCACATTCTATTATCGTGTCACGGAACGTAACGCAATACAATCGAGTACTAAAAAATCCGTCGATACATATGAACATATCACCTGAAATGCGGGATTCGGCTCTTCGTCATATTCAACGTGCGAGTGGTCTCAAATCGAACCAGGCGGGATCGCAAAATTATGTTGGTATCTATCCTCCGTTGTACTATGGACTCGTCGGTAAATTCATCCATCAAGTAGACGTTCAAAATGTGAATCACCAGGCGTACATAGCCCGTTTATTGTCAGCACTTATTTTTGGCGTCTTCGGTATTGTCGTGGACTTCATGCTACAACGTGTCATATCAGACAGTTGGCGCAGAGCACCTGTTGTGTACTCAATTCCTTTATTGTTTCCCACGCTGTCAATGCTTGGAGGCGTCGTGAACAATGACGTATTGATGGACACGATGTGCTTAAGTTTGTTCTGTATTATACTGGACGCCTTGTATCGTACGGTATGGCGATACACGGTTTGTGTGATTTATGGTGTGGTGCTGGGAGTAGCCCTCATCACGAAACCAGACACGTATGTCCTTGCTTTCATCACCGTGATGGTCGTTCTTATCCGAATGTGGCGGACCGTTCCGTCAAAATGGAAGGTGGTTCATTTTGCGGGAGTGAGTGCTGTCCCTGTTCTTATCCTCTCTGGCCCGTGGTTTTTTATGGTATTGTTGTATTACAATTCAATTGTCCCCCCGTTGACATACCAAGGTACCGGGTCATGGCCGCGAGATACACATTGGTTTACCACACATTTATTACAGTCCGCCGCGTATCAGAGAAGCATTATGGTTTATCAGACCGTTTCGGGGATTGACTTCCCTTGGTGGACAAAGCCAGTTTCTTCTAACTTGTTTTACAACGTGTGGGCTTGTCTGGTGGGTGGACTGACCCTTTACGGTGGCTACAGGTTGTACCGCACCAGTAAGTCGGTATTTGTCGTTTCACTCGCCTGGGTTGCAGTGGTTTTCGCATTTCTATGGTTTACTGCCTATACTTACTTAATGAAGACTGGAACGCACTTTCTGCAGGGAAGGTACTTTTTCATGACACTGCCTGTCGTCATTTATGTACTGGCCAACGCACTTAAACGGAGCGCGTTTCTGCTGCGGCTAATACCAATTTTTTCAGGTCTCGTCTTCGCTACAGTTGTGAATGCTACGGCTTATCGCTATTACGGTCATGGGCTGCTTGACATGATTACAGGACAGGTCGTCACATATGACCCATATACGATCACAGTGGTTGGACGGATGAGCCTCATACCATTAGCCCTGATGCTCATCTGGTATGCGGTGAGATCGAACGAGGCGAGAGAGTCTGGTCAGTTAGAAGGGGCGCCATCCGTTAGGGGAAGAGTCAAAAAGCCACATTGA
- a CDS encoding DUF2294 domain-containing protein yields MGQRIRSIEGAINEAVLKFQTEIVGRGPESIRTMILKDMVIVRMKGSLSKEESYLVKHDRGRSLVKQVRQVLREQFSEEMEGIIERETGYKVVSSHSDISTKTGERIEIFILDHEFSLNE; encoded by the coding sequence ATGGGACAACGAATCCGTTCAATTGAAGGCGCGATAAATGAAGCGGTTCTGAAATTCCAAACTGAAATTGTCGGTAGAGGCCCAGAATCGATTCGCACCATGATCTTAAAGGACATGGTCATCGTTCGCATGAAGGGGTCACTCAGTAAGGAAGAGAGTTATTTGGTCAAGCATGATCGCGGACGTTCTTTAGTCAAGCAGGTACGTCAGGTCTTGCGTGAACAATTCAGTGAGGAAATGGAAGGGATTATTGAGCGAGAAACGGGCTATAAAGTGGTGTCTAGCCACAGTGACATCAGTACAAAAACTGGTGAGCGAATTGAGATCTTCATTCTCGATCACGAGTTTTCTTTAAATGAATGA
- a CDS encoding TrkH family potassium uptake protein, which translates to MNVLEVYILGFRISPPQKVVLGYFLIIVIGAVLLLLPFSRRAPVSITDAFFTSTSALCVTGLSTVTTATTWTAFGAFVIALLMQVGGAGMTLVTTGIYLVLGRKITLRDRVLIAEDRNFGVHGAVRLIRSILIFSLSIEGIAAVLFTFYFRLVYHYTWLRAVGISAFHSVSAFNNAGFDLWGNNLEGFKNDPFVVIVTSLLIILGGLGFIVLTELYSYPRTRRLSLHSKIVLRMTGLLLALGTVAIFLIEYNHSMKTLSWGSKLLNAWFSSVTTRTAGFDTVPIGNMTEVTWFIMVILMFIGASPGSTGGGIKTTTFYALVKATLASLKGDEEVVAHGRSISWAIIRRSMMLFFLGISIVVLGTIADSVLDPKISLLRFLFEETSAFGTVGLTTGITGIVSTPVKWVIIATMYVGRVGILTVLVGMLHRKGLVSRVKRVQERIFIG; encoded by the coding sequence ATGAATGTCTTGGAGGTGTACATCCTGGGATTTCGTATCAGTCCTCCGCAAAAGGTAGTCTTGGGCTATTTTTTGATCATCGTGATCGGCGCAGTCTTGTTGTTGTTGCCGTTTTCCCGACGTGCACCCGTTTCCATCACGGACGCGTTTTTCACTTCAACCAGTGCCCTGTGCGTGACAGGCTTGAGTACGGTGACAACTGCCACGACATGGACGGCATTCGGCGCCTTCGTCATCGCCCTCTTAATGCAAGTGGGTGGAGCGGGAATGACGTTGGTGACCACCGGTATTTATTTGGTGCTAGGGCGAAAAATTACGCTGCGTGACCGTGTGTTAATCGCGGAAGATCGCAACTTCGGTGTCCACGGAGCTGTACGGCTGATCCGGAGCATTCTCATTTTCAGCCTTTCTATCGAAGGGATAGCTGCAGTCTTATTTACATTTTACTTTCGCCTGGTTTATCACTATACGTGGTTACGCGCCGTTGGAATCAGCGCCTTTCACTCAGTCTCGGCGTTCAACAATGCAGGGTTTGATTTGTGGGGAAACAATCTTGAAGGGTTTAAAAATGATCCTTTTGTCGTTATCGTGACCAGTCTTCTCATCATATTGGGAGGACTCGGCTTCATTGTACTCACGGAATTGTATAGTTATCCAAGAACACGCCGATTGTCATTGCACAGCAAAATCGTTTTACGCATGACAGGGTTGCTACTGGCCCTCGGAACGGTAGCGATATTTCTTATTGAGTACAATCACTCCATGAAGACATTGTCGTGGGGAAGCAAACTTCTCAATGCCTGGTTTTCGTCCGTTACGACCAGAACAGCCGGATTCGACACGGTCCCGATAGGGAATATGACCGAGGTGACATGGTTTATCATGGTCATTCTCATGTTCATCGGAGCGTCCCCTGGTTCAACCGGTGGAGGCATCAAGACGACGACCTTCTATGCTCTGGTGAAAGCGACATTGGCTTCCCTTAAGGGAGATGAAGAGGTTGTCGCTCACGGTAGATCGATTTCCTGGGCGATTATTCGAAGGTCCATGATGCTATTTTTCCTAGGTATATCCATCGTGGTCTTGGGTACAATTGCGGACTCAGTTCTCGATCCGAAAATCAGTTTGTTAAGGTTTCTCTTCGAAGAAACTTCCGCATTCGGAACAGTTGGGCTGACGACAGGCATCACCGGGATTGTGAGCACACCTGTTAAGTGGGTCATCATTGCCACCATGTATGTTGGTCGGGTCGGTATTCTAACGGTTCTTGTGGGCATGCTTCATCGGAAGGGACTTGTCTCTCGGGTCAAACGCGTTCAAGAGCGCATTTTTATTGGATAA
- a CDS encoding potassium channel family protein → MLNVAYKNSALLTNIRNMGKRNQKTIGIIGAGRFGTSAARELLANGHEILLIDNNVKRLESLAGDCTTAIGDAESPEFLEEAGIKEVDAVIVAIGENESASNHAVINCKDFGLFVVAKATDATHGKILDRLGADYVVYPERDSATRLARFITRSSILDMVELYDKVFMMEINATGPIVNRPLESLDLPNTFGVQVVTILRGDETVFPVSATDVAQEGDRVVVLGPEEALQKLAKAVGPS, encoded by the coding sequence GTGTTAAATGTGGCATATAAGAATTCAGCGTTGCTGACAAATATACGGAATATGGGAAAACGTAACCAGAAAACAATTGGCATCATTGGGGCAGGTAGATTTGGTACGTCTGCTGCACGGGAACTCCTTGCAAATGGACATGAAATACTGTTAATAGACAACAATGTGAAACGATTGGAATCACTGGCTGGCGACTGCACGACTGCAATTGGGGATGCCGAAAGTCCGGAATTCCTGGAGGAAGCAGGAATTAAGGAAGTTGATGCTGTGATCGTGGCGATTGGCGAGAACGAATCTGCTTCCAATCACGCAGTGATCAATTGTAAGGATTTTGGACTGTTTGTAGTGGCCAAGGCGACGGATGCAACGCATGGGAAAATTCTTGATAGATTAGGGGCAGACTATGTTGTCTATCCTGAGCGGGACTCGGCCACTCGTTTAGCTCGCTTTATTACCCGGTCCTCGATATTGGACATGGTGGAGTTGTACGACAAGGTTTTTATGATGGAGATAAACGCAACCGGGCCCATTGTAAACCGACCACTCGAATCCCTTGACTTGCCGAACACGTTTGGGGTCCAGGTCGTTACGATCCTGCGTGGAGACGAAACTGTGTTTCCGGTCTCGGCGACGGACGTTGCACAAGAGGGGGACCGGGTTGTGGTACTCGGACCTGAAGAGGCACTGCAGAAATTAGCAAAGGCAGTCGGACCCTCCTAA
- a CDS encoding cation:proton antiporter — translation MLQMDNWEHALTVLIVVIAGGLVVGKLTEKPRIPDVAAYLVYGIVIGPAVFHLVQEPSQSQVNQLLLNMGATLILFDGGRSVRFSVLRRVWVSIVMLATIGVLVTAFVMCIAAHYILGTSWILSLLLGSVSASTDPATLIPVFKRVSIVPRLQQTVESESAFNDATGAVLVFTVLGLAAAGGHVRWYEPIWTFAESAVIGLVIGAALGLLSLWLVSNRAWGIFHEYGSIVMLAIALSSYQIASGLGASGFMAAFTAGVVSGNGKAVGWSFAAHTEENIHHFGNSITLIMRMLIFVLLGTQVDFGLVSKYLWVGLTLVLIFIVIARPLAVVSSVWADPRAKWRRNHITFMCWVRETGVIPAALSGMLVAKGIPGAHVISAITFLAILLTIVIQASTTGFVAKQLGVLDGTEQEDY, via the coding sequence ATGTTACAAATGGATAATTGGGAACATGCTCTAACAGTTCTGATTGTCGTTATTGCAGGGGGGCTGGTTGTCGGTAAGCTGACGGAGAAGCCTCGAATCCCTGATGTTGCAGCATATTTGGTGTATGGGATCGTGATTGGACCGGCCGTATTTCACTTGGTACAGGAACCTAGCCAGTCGCAGGTCAATCAGTTACTCCTCAATATGGGAGCGACGCTCATTTTGTTCGACGGCGGCCGCAGTGTTCGGTTCTCTGTCTTAAGGCGAGTCTGGGTGAGCATCGTTATGCTGGCCACCATTGGCGTTTTGGTCACAGCATTTGTCATGTGTATCGCTGCGCACTACATCCTGGGGACATCCTGGATTCTGTCGTTGCTGCTGGGTTCCGTCAGTGCCTCGACCGATCCAGCCACGTTAATTCCTGTATTTAAACGTGTATCGATTGTCCCGCGGTTGCAACAAACTGTGGAGTCTGAGTCTGCATTCAATGACGCGACGGGTGCGGTATTAGTGTTCACAGTGTTGGGACTAGCAGCGGCTGGAGGCCATGTACGTTGGTATGAGCCCATATGGACATTTGCGGAATCAGCCGTGATAGGTCTTGTCATTGGTGCCGCTTTGGGCCTCCTAAGCTTATGGCTCGTATCGAACCGGGCGTGGGGGATTTTTCACGAATACGGATCCATCGTTATGCTCGCTATTGCCTTGTCATCTTACCAAATCGCGAGTGGGCTTGGTGCCAGTGGGTTCATGGCGGCCTTCACAGCTGGGGTCGTCAGTGGCAACGGCAAAGCAGTTGGCTGGTCATTCGCAGCGCATACGGAGGAGAATATTCACCACTTCGGCAATTCGATCACCCTAATTATGCGCATGCTGATTTTTGTTTTGCTGGGAACCCAGGTGGACTTTGGACTGGTCTCGAAGTATCTGTGGGTGGGATTAACCCTGGTATTGATCTTCATCGTCATTGCCAGACCTCTTGCAGTCGTCTCTTCCGTATGGGCAGATCCAAGAGCGAAATGGCGTAGGAATCATATCACTTTTATGTGTTGGGTTCGTGAGACTGGTGTGATCCCGGCCGCGTTATCGGGCATGTTGGTCGCCAAGGGAATACCAGGTGCACACGTTATCAGCGCCATCACGTTTCTAGCTATCTTGTTGACCATCGTTATTCAAGCGAGTACAACCGGATTTGTTGCAAAGCAGTTGGGCGTACTAGACGGGACCGAACAGGAAGACTATTAG
- a CDS encoding Hsp20/alpha crystallin family protein — protein MALTPYDPFNIFRRDFGSLPRVLDQWFDEHTTSRVRVDVRETQNEVIVTAEIPGLEKKEDVQITIHDNHLHLNGKIERVSESNDENIHRSERYYGQFSRTIPLPRDVDEDGARASYRNGILEVRLQKTHTEHHRQIDVDFH, from the coding sequence ATGGCACTAACCCCGTACGACCCATTTAATATTTTCCGACGTGACTTTGGATCGCTCCCTCGTGTACTCGATCAGTGGTTTGATGAACACACAACGTCCCGTGTAAGAGTAGACGTACGAGAAACACAAAATGAAGTCATTGTAACAGCTGAGATACCCGGCCTAGAAAAGAAAGAAGACGTACAGATCACGATCCATGACAACCATTTGCATTTGAATGGGAAAATCGAACGAGTGAGCGAAAGTAACGATGAGAACATACACCGCTCAGAACGATACTACGGACAATTTTCCCGAACGATTCCTCTACCGAGGGACGTGGATGAGGACGGAGCGAGGGCATCTTATCGAAACGGCATTTTAGAGGTTAGGCTTCAAAAGACGCATACAGAGCACCATCGTCAAATTGACGTGGATTTTCACTGA
- a CDS encoding globin family protein, whose amino-acid sequence MNDMTGHLKKARIKMVVVTAVLDERTTQTAKSTAPVLKEHSHDIGRRFYELLFAKVSELNNMFNQTNQRRGLQ is encoded by the coding sequence GTGAATGATATGACCGGGCACTTAAAGAAGGCCAGAATAAAAATGGTGGTGGTGACCGCTGTGCTTGATGAAAGAACAACTCAGACTGCTAAGTCGACAGCTCCGGTACTCAAAGAACACAGTCACGACATCGGTCGTCGATTTTACGAACTACTGTTTGCGAAGGTCTCGGAACTGAACAACATGTTTAATCAGACAAATCAGAGACGGGGACTACAGTAG
- the hmpA gene encoding NO-inducible flavohemoprotein yields the protein MAYAVYEAGANIEHLDAIKPMVSRITQKHRALGVKPEHYPILGETLLEAVKDVLGEVATDEIIQAWGRTYNYIADIFISAEKELYDAVEKEPGGWRGTRAFIVDKKVHESAVITSFYLKPEDGKPIASYEAGQYITIWLDVPGERYTDVRHYSLSEAPGKDFYRIRVKREEGFDGAPSGIVSTYIHDKIEEGDVIKVSAPAGDFTIYTKDSPLVLISGGVGITPMISMLNTVAETQPRRRVTFIHATVNGKMHAMKEHVRDLADRYENVRSFVCYSSPTDEDRASGNYDKQGHLNLEWLQSVIEDKRTDCYVCGPIPFMKTVLRALRDMGIPEDRTHYESFSPVGILDDEEA from the coding sequence CTGGCGTATGCGGTATACGAGGCCGGGGCGAACATCGAACACCTCGATGCCATAAAACCAATGGTTAGCCGCATAACTCAAAAACATCGAGCTTTAGGAGTGAAACCTGAACACTACCCGATTCTTGGAGAAACGTTGCTTGAGGCAGTAAAAGACGTTTTAGGCGAAGTTGCCACGGACGAAATTATCCAAGCATGGGGGCGCACTTATAACTATATAGCCGACATATTCATCAGTGCTGAGAAGGAATTGTACGATGCAGTCGAAAAGGAACCCGGCGGCTGGAGAGGGACACGAGCCTTTATCGTCGATAAAAAGGTTCACGAAAGCGCCGTGATCACATCGTTTTACCTGAAGCCCGAAGATGGTAAGCCTATCGCCTCATACGAAGCAGGACAATACATAACGATATGGCTAGACGTACCTGGAGAGCGGTACACGGATGTTCGTCACTACAGCTTGTCCGAGGCTCCTGGCAAGGACTTTTACCGCATCAGAGTCAAACGAGAAGAAGGGTTTGATGGGGCGCCATCAGGCATTGTGTCAACATATATTCACGACAAAATAGAAGAAGGCGACGTTATCAAAGTCAGTGCACCGGCTGGCGATTTTACAATCTACACGAAAGATTCTCCGTTAGTCCTCATAAGCGGTGGAGTCGGGATTACGCCGATGATCAGCATGCTCAATACCGTTGCTGAAACGCAACCTCGACGGCGTGTAACGTTTATTCATGCTACCGTCAATGGAAAGATGCATGCGATGAAAGAGCATGTTAGGGATTTGGCCGATCGCTATGAAAATGTGAGGTCGTTTGTGTGTTATTCGTCTCCTACAGATGAAGATCGGGCGTCAGGAAACTACGATAAGCAAGGACATTTGAATTTGGAATGGTTACAGTCCGTGATCGAGGATAAACGAACGGATTGCTACGTATGTGGTCCAATACCTTTTATGAAGACTGTTCTTCGTGCGCTTAGAGACATGGGGATCCCGGAGGACCGGACACACTATGAGTCCTTTAGCCCGGTCGGAATCCTCGACGATGAAGAAGCATAG
- a CDS encoding MgtC/SapB family protein — protein MLTLLHPEFYLRLVAALIFGFIIGLERTRKGKTAGIRTYTLVCLGSCLVMILSTLNQGQYRDPMRLAAQVVSGIGFLGVGVIWTDRHNFKRGLTTAANLWMTSSVGLVLGYGLYDIAIVAGILMGIAIQLHSFAEKVGLVPKDKIEQDNGDD, from the coding sequence GTGCTTACCTTGTTACATCCTGAGTTTTATCTACGGCTGGTTGCGGCACTTATCTTCGGTTTTATTATTGGTTTAGAAAGAACAAGAAAAGGCAAGACGGCAGGCATTAGAACCTACACACTCGTATGTCTAGGTTCATGTTTAGTCATGATCTTGTCCACCTTGAACCAAGGTCAATATAGAGATCCCATGCGGTTAGCTGCTCAGGTCGTAAGTGGTATTGGGTTTCTTGGAGTGGGCGTCATTTGGACTGATCGACACAATTTTAAACGCGGGCTAACAACTGCAGCTAACTTATGGATGACGTCATCGGTAGGTCTGGTACTTGGATATGGCCTTTACGACATTGCTATAGTAGCAGGTATCCTCATGGGTATTGCCATACAATTACATTCGTTTGCAGAAAAAGTCGGCTTAGTACCCAAAGATAAAATTGAACAAGACAATGGTGACGACTGA
- a CDS encoding DUF2512 family protein codes for MAKLTLTVTNFIFKLISTMLVLWVAHVVNRVWFFGGWGYFSTALIIAIVGLIVDMTVLPFLGNSRTLAVDFVVNTLLIWFVPVLWNGPRISFLPTLICSAVITVLEAGIHRFINRTNRLVDQAEER; via the coding sequence ATGGCTAAATTGACCTTAACTGTAACCAACTTTATATTCAAACTGATTTCAACAATGTTAGTACTTTGGGTTGCACACGTGGTAAATCGTGTATGGTTCTTTGGTGGTTGGGGCTATTTTTCCACCGCGTTAATCATCGCCATAGTCGGGCTTATCGTAGACATGACCGTGCTTCCGTTTCTCGGTAACAGCAGAACACTCGCTGTGGATTTCGTGGTTAATACACTATTGATTTGGTTTGTGCCTGTTCTCTGGAATGGACCACGTATATCGTTTCTGCCTACATTGATATGCTCAGCTGTAATCACTGTGCTCGAAGCCGGCATACACCGCTTTATTAATCGAACGAATAGGTTAGTCGATCAAGCAGAGGAGAGATAA
- a CDS encoding SOS response-associated peptidase, translating into MCGRFTLTEDWSQILAYFGITDSDYAIPPRYNIAPSQRIPAVIADHDNKRRIGPLSWGLIPQAWKAEHPKVKPINARVEGLQTNGVFKRLVERRRCIIPATGYFEWQRNTKQPHYIRVKSRPVFAFAGFYDTWAAASGDKINTCTLITCRANIRIKSIHDRMPVILHDKQDERFWLDRNATNIDDLLAVLKPYSENDMLLYPVSKMVGNVHCDTVECVQKIDI; encoded by the coding sequence ATGTGCGGCCGTTTCACCCTAACTGAGGACTGGAGTCAAATACTTGCTTACTTTGGCATCACGGACTCCGATTATGCAATTCCACCTCGTTATAATATCGCACCGTCACAGCGAATCCCTGCTGTCATTGCGGACCATGACAACAAACGTCGCATTGGCCCTTTGTCATGGGGATTGATCCCGCAGGCGTGGAAAGCAGAGCACCCGAAGGTAAAACCGATCAATGCCCGGGTCGAGGGATTGCAGACGAATGGAGTCTTCAAGCGTCTCGTGGAACGTCGTCGGTGCATTATTCCGGCAACTGGATACTTTGAGTGGCAGCGGAACACGAAGCAACCCCACTACATCAGAGTTAAAAGTCGACCTGTATTCGCTTTTGCCGGATTTTACGACACCTGGGCCGCTGCGTCGGGGGACAAAATCAATACGTGCACCCTCATCACGTGCCGGGCCAATATCCGCATAAAGTCGATCCATGATCGTATGCCGGTAATCCTCCACGACAAACAGGATGAACGATTTTGGTTGGACCGGAACGCGACGAATATCGACGACCTGCTGGCTGTCCTGAAGCCGTACTCTGAGAACGACATGCTCTTGTACCCAGTATCCAAGATGGTTGGAAACGTTCACTGCGATACGGTCGAGTGCGTCCAGAAGATAGACATTTGA